Below is a window of Phoenix dactylifera cultivar Barhee BC4 chromosome 7, palm_55x_up_171113_PBpolish2nd_filt_p, whole genome shotgun sequence DNA.
ATGTGTTCTTTGAAGCAATTGCAAGCATTTATTAATCTGGtcttttttattgttttgttTTTGCTCAGTATAGAATGGTTGCACTCAAAGGAGCAGAACTTTTGCTTAATGGTGAAACAATGATGGATGATGATGTGGAAGATGTTGATGATGAAGAATCAGAATCAGAGTCTGAATCTGAACCTGAAGAAGTGGCATTAGCTGAACCTGCAAAGAATGCTGTGTACAACAAGGAAGGCCTTCTTGAGAAGCTTAATGATATATCCTGGCCGGAAAACGTTGAATGGATTCACAAACTAACTGTTGATCATGATCCGGAGAATGAAATCGATGTGAATGACGACCTGGCACGTGAGCTAGCATTTTACACCCAGGCATTGGATGGAACCCGCCAAGCTTTTGAGAAATTACAGTCTATGGGGATCCCTTTTCTTAGGCCTCCAGATTACTATGCTGAGATGGTGAAGTCAGATGGTCACATGTTAAAGGTCAAAGGCAAGCTATTagtagagaagaagaagattgaggaggctgaggagaggaagaaggcaCGGGAGTCCAAA
It encodes the following:
- the LOC103702450 gene encoding probable rRNA-processing protein EBP2 homolog, whose product is MVALKGAELLLNGETMMDDDVEDVDDEESESESESEPEEVALAEPAKNAVYNKEGLLEKLNDISWPENVEWIHKLTVDHDPENEIDVNDDLARELAFYTQALDGTRQAFEKLQSMGIPFLRPPDYYAEMVKSDGHMLKVKGKLLVEKKKIEEAEERKKARESKKIAKEVQAQKTKERAKRKKEEIESVKKWRKQRQQSGFARGKDDEMDLAFDAEMDFERTKKKRPGVAPGDRSGGFARKRGNEKGRKKRDSRDSKFGHGGRKGMKKQNTAETTNDFRGFNKGDMFKNKKRKG